A genomic region of Arachis stenosperma cultivar V10309 chromosome 9, arast.V10309.gnm1.PFL2, whole genome shotgun sequence contains the following coding sequences:
- the LOC130948877 gene encoding F-box/LRR-repeat protein At3g59200-like, protein MKMDRISLLPNSILCDILSYLPTKEAVSTSILSRRWRHVWKELQVLDIDDTTSRPGLGWEARFASYVNAILARRNADYPIQKFRLTCYEYLESTLTILTWLDAVNGPYLQELYLCLDLVFEIDLPEAILTSPSLKSLVLKHGDYFDCYLKFSNVYLPSLKNLELDGCVDPSKLLSGSPVLENLMLSVPDYGSYVYIPTIQMPRTLKRLIFEDNSTKDNDISHRVIDTPSLEYLYMKIIAKSKLQVSFSDFPNMVEAHLHIHHGRVEHVLWVPKLLVALRETKLLALKHCATECLFNGVTFEFPEFPRLLNLELDVACFNTDFLLNFLHNCHVLEDLVVHVLKIDGS, encoded by the exons ATGAAGATGGATAGGATCAGTTTGTTACCGAACTCTATCCTTTGCGACATTCTCTCTTACCTCCCAACAAAAGAAGCTGTATCCACCAGCATCCTCTCTCGCAGGTGGCGCCATGTTTGGAAGGAACTCCAAGTCCTTGACATAGATGATACAACCTCTCGGCCCGGTCTGGGATGGGAAGCTCGATTTGCTTCATACGTGAATGCTATTCTAGCTCGGCGCAATGCAGATTACCCTATCCAAAAGTTTCGCCTCACTTGTTATGAATATTTAGAAAGTACTCTAACCATCTTAACATGGCTTGATGCCGTTAATGGGCCCTATCTCCAAGAACTGTATCTCTGCCTTGATCTAGTGTTTGAAATCGACTTGCCTGAAGCCATACTcacttctccatcactcaagtccCTTGTTTTGAAACATGGTGATTATTTCGATTGTTATCTAAAGTTTTCAAATGTTTATCTGCCATCTCTCAAGAACTTAGAGTTAGATGGCTGTGTGGACCCCAGCAAACTTTTATCTGGCTCCCCTGTTCTTGAAAATCTTATGCTCAGTGTACCGGACTATGGTAGTTATGTTTATATACCTACAATCCAGATGCCTCGCACATTGAAAAGGTTAATCTTTGAAGATAACAGTACCAAGGATAATGACATTAGCCATCGTGTGATAGATACGCCATCTCTTGAATACCTCTATATGAAAATAATCGCCAAATCTAAGTTACAGGTTTCGTTTAGCGATTTTCCTAACATGGTAGAGGCACATCTTCATATTCATCATGGTCGTGTTGAGCATGTCCTTTGGGTGCCCAAGCTTCTCGTGGCACTCCGCGAAACAAAATTGTTGGCATTGAAACATTGCGCAACAGAG TGCTTATTTAATGGTGTAACTTTCGAGTTTCCGGAGTTTCCCCGTTTGCTCAATCTAGAGCTTGATGTTGCATGTTTCAACACAGACTTCCTGCTAAACTTCCTTCATAATTGTCATGTACTTGAAGATCTCGTGGTTCATGTTTTGAAG ATTGATGGAAGTTAA
- the LOC130948878 gene encoding uncharacterized protein LOC130948878, protein MEGTANLVVYRNGEIIRNTHEGVRFVSQNPFSFVVPCTMTLMELQNGLCQSMENGTLMRVSRILYRNPVVVFGGLIQFDAMPITDEASMQKMFEIHQQTQMRHPQIEVYVDFETVEAMAVQNDIDIHDDRAAVYQGMNSNSEYDFEATYEAGDEDEDGNVGVEAAAENVVVGPSSSQPMDVPPFMRELDLEAMHAPEFLEYTNIGVADGEDGEFRIGMEYSSRKSVVAAIRSFTIVKGVDYEVYESEPQTLYAKCKMYGRRCDWLIRASLIRKKGCWEIRRYNGSNDVTHLKMGKQVVGDDQPVIRPPLKLPQYYWYIRTLTIMVQKTD, encoded by the exons ATGGAGGGAACTGCAAATTTGGTGGTGTATCGCAATGGTGAGATAATACGTAATACTCATGAGGGAGTGAGGTTTGTGTCCCAGAATCCATTTTCGTTTGTGGTTCCATGTACAATGACATTAATGGAGCTGCAGAACGGCCTCTGTCAAAGCATGGAGAATGGTACGTTAATGAGAGTGAGCAGAATTCTGTACCGAAATCCGGTTGTGGTTTTTGGTGGTCTAATACAGTTTGATGCCATGCCGATCACTGATGAAGCGAGTATGCAGAAGATGTTTGAAATTCACCAGCAGACTCAGATGCGACACCCACAGATTGAGGTGTACGTTGATTTTGAAACTGTAGAGGCAATGGCGGTTCAGAATGATATAGATATACATGATGATAGAGCTGCAGTGTACCAAGGAATGAATAGTAACAGCGAATATGACTTCGAAGCCACTTATGAGGCCGGCGACGAAGATGAGGATGGTAATGTGGGAGTTGAGGCAGCAGCAGAGAATGTAGTGGTGGGTCCGTCGAGCAGTCAACCGATGGACGTTCCACCTTTTATGCGTGAGTTGGATCTCGAGGCCATGCATGCCCCCGAGTTTCTGGAATATACAAACATAG GCGTTGCCGATGGTGAGGACGGGGAGTTCCGGATTGGAATGGAATACAGTTCTAGAAAGTCGGTCGTCGCAGCAATTAGAAGTTTCACTATTGTTAAAGGAGTTGACTATGAGGTGTATGAGTCTGAGCCACAGACGTTATATGCAAAATGCAAGATGTACGGGCGCAGATGTGACTGGCTTATCCGAGCTAGCTTGATACGGAAAAAAGGTTGTTGGGAGATACGAAGATACAACGGTAGCAACGATGTCACACACCTCAAGATGGGGAAGCAAGTCGTCGGGGACGATCAACCCGTCATACGGCCGCCACTCAAACTGCCACAGTATTATTGGTATATTAGAACCCTAACAATAATGGTTCAAAAAACGGATTAG
- the LOC130948879 gene encoding F-box/FBD/LRR-repeat protein At1g16930-like: MDRISCLPNYILCEILSYLPTKQAGSTSLLSRRWRHVWKDLQVIDIDDRHFRDEDPFDSYVNAIILTQRNADYSIEKFRLACETNSTDLILTWLDAVIGPHLRELYLNLHVNVRFGLKLPEAIFTCPLLKSLVLKRKISLNYGPEFPNVYLPSLKNLKLKLFIPYVHPNKLLSGCPVLENLTLILANDTPDARNVYVPTIQMPRTLKSLTFEDDTIVLDEIYHRVIDTPSLEYLNIKITIPKNSELLVSFSSFPNTVEAHLDIDHARVEHGAWCLFSAPAFKFPEFHRLVNLEVDVPCFNTNFMLNFLHNCHVLEGLVVGIWTGFDSYTMEYHGPTPPTMVPNCVTSYLKSVEFRVYQDTADEREFIVYLLQKGLVLKTVTISLDPDFDQETKYEFVRELYAELYAIPRGSTTCQLNIWP; this comes from the exons ATGGATAGGATCAGTTGCTTACCGAACTATATCCTTTGCGAAATTCTCTCATACCTCCCAACAAAACAAGCTGGATCCACCAGCCTCCTCTCTCGCAGATGGCGCCACGTTTGGAAGGATCTCCAAGTCATTGACATAGATGATAGACACTTTCGGGATGAAGATCCATTTGATTCTTACGTCAATGCTATTATTCTAACTCAGCGCAATGCAGATTACTCCATCGAAAAGTTCCGCCTAGCATGCGAAACGAATTCAACGGATCTCATCTTAACATGGCTTGATGCCGTCATTGGCCCCCATCTCCGGGAACTATATCTCAACCTTCATGTAAATGTAAGGTTTGGACTCAAGTTGCCTGAAGCCATATTCACTTGTCCATTACTCAAGTCCCTTGTTTTGAAACGTAAAATTTCTTTGAATTATGGTCCAGAGTTTCCAAATGTTTATCTTCCATCCCTCAAGAACCTAAAGCTAAAGTTGTTTATCCCCTATGTGCACCCCAACAAGCTTTTATCTGGCTGCCCTGTTCTTGAAAATCTTACGCTCATTCTCGCGAACGATACCCCAGATGCTCGTAATGTTTATGTACCTACAATCCAGATGCCTCGGACATTGAAAAGTTTAACCTTTGAAGATGACACTATCGTGCTTGATGAGATTTACCATCGTGTGATAGACACGCCTTCTCTTGAATACCTCAATATCAAAATAACCATCCCAAAGAACTCAGAGCTACTGGTTTCGTTTAGCAGTTTCCCTAACACGGTGGAGGCACATCTTGATATTGATCATGCACGTGTTGAGCATGGCGCTTGG TGCTTATTTAGTGCTCCAGCTTTCAAGTTTCCAGAATTTCACCGCTTGGTCAATCTAGAAGTTGATGTTCCATGTTTCAACACAAACTTCATGCTAAACTTCCTTCATAATTGTCATGTACTTGAAGGTCTTGTAGTTGGTATTTGGACG GGATTTGATTCTTACACGATGGAGTATCATGGGCCAACACCACCAACCATGGTTCCCAATTGTGTGACATCATATCTCAAGAGTGTTGAGTTTAGAGTATATCAAGACACTGCAGATGAGCGTGAATTTATTGTATATCTTTTACAAAAAGGACTTGTTTTGAAGACAGTGACAATTTCTCTTGATCCTGATTTCGATCAAGAGACAAAGTACGAATTTGTCAGGGAATTATATGCTGAATTATATGCTATACCAAGGGGCTCTACAACATGTCAGCTAAATATTTGGCCATAA